GTATTACATCAGCTAAAGAAAATGCGTACTCTTTTGCGTTTAATATGGTTAAAGCAGGTGTTGCTGTTATTGCAATCGATCTACCAATCCATGGTACTCGTAGTCTAGATGACCAACGCTCTGCCAACGCAGATGTACTGGCTTACCTGAACCTTTCTAACCTAGCAGTGGCGCGTGATAACCTTCGCCAAAGCGTGCTCGATGTGCTGGGTTTACGAGCAAGCTTGGTCGTTTCTGCGCAAGCTGGTTTATTAGCAAACAGCCCACTTAGCGGCTTCAACCCAATGGCTGGTTCAAAAGTTAAAATGCTTGGCCATTCGCTTGGTGGTATCGTCGGTACTTCTGCAGTAGCAGCGGCGAACAACACATTGGGTAGCCCAACGGCAGACGCGTTGTACACATTCAGCGGCGCATCAATTCAAAACGCAGGTGGCCAAATTGGTAACCTACTGCTTGGTTCGTCTAACTTTGGCCCGCAGATCAAACACAACTTAGCTTATGCAGCATCAGCAGACTACGCTGATTACGCTGATGCATCTTGTACCGGAAAGCCAGACAAAGAGTGTTACGAGTTTTTTGAAGCAAACGCGAGTGCTGAAGACTTAGCTAAATTAAACGCTGGCTTCTCTAGCTTTATCTATGCGGCACAAACGACGTTAGATACGGTTGATCCATTTACTAACGCGAGTGACCTAATGGCTTCAGGTTCGCTATCAACACCATTCTTTATGACAGAAGTCGATGGTGACGATACCGTACCAAACAATGTTGCAAACGCACCATTCGCGGGTACTGAACCTCTTGCGGCTAAACTTGGGCTAACAACTGTGAACAGTGCAAATACTGCGGTATCTCCTTCTGCTAGCTTTGTTCAATTTAATGCGACAGCGACACACAGTACGTTTGCATCCCCAGGGGGAACACTGGCTGACTTAGACCATCATGTAGAAATGCAGATGGAAAATGCTGACTTCCTAATGGATGATATGTTAACAGGTGTCACCAATACCTCTGTACTTAAGTAAGTATCTTTAGCAATACCAAAGCCCAGTTTTGAACTGCCCCCCAATAGTTGGACACCAATTATTGGGGGTCTTTCATGTCCAAATATAGTCGTGAGTTGAAGTGCATCTTAGCCAAGCAGTGCTTAGGTGGTGTGTCATCTCGTCTTTTAGCCAAACAATATTCCATTTCCTCGAGGCAAATCAGGTACTGGGCGCAAGTCTTTGCCATTCACGGTACTGATTCATTTACATCGATGGCTTACGCTTCGACTGCTCACACTAAACTACAAGCACTCAATTTAATGTGGACGAATAGCTGGTCTCTCACGCACACTAGTGCCATCTTAAATCTCTCAACTCCTGGGGTACTTTCCGTCTGGCTCAAAAGATATAGAGAGCGAGGTATTCAAGGGCTTGAGCGCCAAGCAATAGGAAGGCCTCCCATGAAACAGCAACCTCAACATCCCCTAAAATCGGATGATGAAAAGACTCTTGAGGAGCTGAAAGAAGAGCTCGCCTACTTGAGAGCAGAGAATGCTGTCCTAAAAAAGTTGGAAGAGTTAGCGCAGGAAAAGAAACGCCGTCAAACAAAGAAAAACGGTAATAGCTCTAACTCTGAGAAATACATACCCTTTAAAGCACTTACTCCAAGCACTCCAACTTGCGAGGAGTGCGTTTTATTATCAAGCGCAAGCGAGCAAGCGCTCCGATAACTATGCGACTGAGCGGGAGTTAATAAAATCCATTTATCATGAGCACAAGGGGCGGTATGGTTATCGTCGTATTCACTTAGCGTTGAAAAACCAAGGTGTCATACTAAACCACAAGACCGTTCAGCGGCTGATGATACAACTCGGCCTGAAGTCGACAGTTAGACCTAAGAAATACCGTTCTTACCGAGGTGAATCTGGAAAAGTCGCGCCTAATGTCTTGAAAAGAGATTTCAGTGCGACCAAGCCAGATGAGAAGTGGGTAACCGATGTCACGGAGTTCAAAGTCAAAGAGCAGAAAGTCTACCTGTCACCAGTCATTGATTTGTTTACTCAAGAAGTAGTCGCTTATAAAGTGGCGAAGAATGCACGCTTACCTCTTGTTACTGATATGCTGACGGAAGCGCTCTCGAAGCTAGATAGGGGTTCAAAACCGGTTATACATAGTGATCAAGGTTGGCAGTATCGTCATTGGTCATATCAGAAAAAAGTCGTCGACAGTGGATTAACGCAAAGTATGTCGAGAAAAGGTAACTGTTTAGACAATGCCGTTGCTGAGAACTTCTTCGCACTGCTGAAGACAGAGATGTACCATAATCAGTCCTTCAAAGACGCGAATGATCTTATAGAGCAAATTGAAGAATACATCGAGTATTACAACACCAAACGGATCAAGGCAAAACTAAAAGGCCTGACTCCGATTGAATATCGAAATCAGGCCTTACAAGCCGCTTAACAGAAATGTCCAACTCTATGGGGTCACTTCATTTCGACTGGGCTTTTTCGTTTCAGTGCTATTCAAACCCACTCATATTTCCTCTGCTATAGTTAAGTCGATGTCTTTGTCTAACTCACTTGTTTAAAAAGGAAAACTCTATGCGCGTATTGACCGTGATTGCCACTGCACTACTTCTTGCCGCTTGCGGTAGCAGCCAATATCTTATGTCAACGAATGAAGGGAAAATCATTACCTCTTACGGCAAGCCTGATCTCAATGAAGATACTGGTATGTACGAATATGAGGACGTAGATGGAAAAGAAATGAGCATTTCTAAAGACCAAGTTGTACAGATCATTGAACGATAAAACACCGTGCCCTCTGGAAAACAGAGGGCACTTCTCATTCACTCTGAATAACTCAACTTGAAACTAATAGCCTTTATCAATGCAACTAATTCATCATTCAAAACAATCAACACCCTTATTTATATTCTCACTATTATTTGGTTAGCGAATATTTTACATCTTCACTCCTTTCAGGTTGGAATATTGTAAAATCTCGCCTTTAATTCTCTAACACCCTTTTATTTCTCAGGATAAAGTGGATAATACCGCCACCAAAAAAACATTACTAAGGTGAGTCCTTATGTCTATCGAAGCTACTTTGCTTGCTCGCTGCGAGTCAAAATGTGAACTGTGTTCTTCTGAATCTCAACTAACAGCATTTGCTGTTCCACCACACGGTAACGTGACTGTTGATACTGCTATCATGGTTTGTGATAAGTGTCATGGTGAGATCGAAGATCCTAAAGACATTAACCACTGGCGCTGCCTAAACGACAGCATGTGGAGCCAAGTACCTGCGGTACAAGTCACTGCATGGCGCCAACTTACTCGCCTAAACTCTGAAAGCTGGGCTCAAGATGCTCTTGACATGATGTACATGGAAGAAGAGCAAATGAACTGGGCAATGAAAGGTATGTCTGCTGACGACAAAACGGTTGACTGCAACGGCACTGAACTTAAAAAAGGTGACGACGTAACCGTAATCAAAGACCTACCAGTTAAAGGTACAAACCAAGTAATCAAACAAGGTACTGTTATTCGTGGTATCAGCCTTGGTGATGATCCTAAACTTGTTTCAGGTAAGGCAAACGGCGGTCAGTCAATGTACGTGATCGCTGAGTACTGCCGTAAGAAGTAATCTCGATATTACTTTCGAAGTTTAACGGGGTTCCAATTGGGACCCCGTTTTCGTTTCTAACTTCCGCTTTCTTCTACTTATCTATTTTATCGCTGTCATTCCTCGCTTTCGCTCTCAAGCATTTTCGATTATGGTTCGAGAAGGAACAAATTAAGATGGATTGTTGTATGAAGAAGTTAACCATTCTTGATGGTGGTATGGGCCGTGAACTCAAACGCATTGGGGCACCTTTCTCGCAGCCACAATGGAGCGCTCAAGCTCTGATTGAATCTCCCGAGTACGTCTATCAGGCGCATCAAAGCTTTATCAATGCTGGGGCGGAGATCATTATCGCCAATAGTTATGCTTGTGTACCGTTTCATCTTGGTGAAACACTCTACGAACAACGTGGTAGTGAGCTTGCTCGTCAAGCGGCTCAGATTGCACAAGAATGCGCAAATCAATCACCAAACGACATTATCGTCGCAGGCTGTATTCCCCCCGCATTTGGTAGCTATCGCCCTGACCTATTTGAAAAAGAGCAAGGCGAACAGATCTTCGAAACGTTACTGAAAGCACAAGATGACTATGTCGCGATCTGGATTGCGGAAACGATCTGCAGCCTAGAGGAGCTCACTTGTTTGCAAAACGTCTTTAATAGCAGCAATAAACCGGTCGTTTATGCCTTTTCTCTCAACGACGACGTGTCAAGCACCGCACTCCTTCGTTCCGGGGAAACCGTAACGCAAGCCATTGAACAAGTGGTGGCCAATGCTTCGGTTAATACACGTGGTATATACTTCAACTGTTCGGTACCAGAGGTAATGGCAAAAGCGGTCAGCGACACCAACGCTATCTTAAACAAACACAAGAGCAATATTGATATTGGCGTTTATGCAAATAACTTTACTGCAATTAAATCTGATCATGAAGCAAATAGCGCACTTCAATCCATGCGCGAACTTACTCCAAAAGAATACGTCGAATTTGCGAAAGAATGGTATGCAAAAGGAGCAACCGTCATTGGTGGATGCTGCGGTATCGGCCCAGAACACATCAAAGCGTTGGTGGATTGGAAAAACGCAGTGTAAACATTCTAATCAATGTCTCCTGCAACCGTCTGTACACGGTTAAAGGTACCAGGCTCAGTCACCCACGCCGCAACAGCATCAATATTATCTAACGGTTGACTGAGCTTAAACGTCCACTGTCCATTCTCTGAACGACTTTGTTGTTTCTCTAATACCACAAAATCATGCTCAAGGACTTTACCTCTATTCTCCCCCCTTTTCACTGGTGTGGTTTCATTATTTGAGAGAAACACAATCGTCGCATCATACATACCCACCTCTTCAAATCGCAGGGTGAATTGGTTGCCAGATCGCTCTAGAACCAAAGATTGGGCTTTATCGTTGTGGTTGCTTGGTAACACACGCTCACGCCAGTTGAAGAAGCCGCGCCATTCTTTACCATCAACGACAAATGCCGGAGTATAAACACTCCCTACCGCGCCATAAGCACGATACAAACGTTGCAGCTGAGAGAATTCAGGCTTTGCAAATTTGTCTTTCCAGCCAAGATAGTCCCAATAGTCAACGTGGTAGGCAACGGGAATGTACTTTCCCCACAAACCAGGGTTGGATTCGAACGTGGAAAGGTATTTGTCTGCAGGTGGACAACTAGAGCAACCTTCTGAAGTAAACAGTTCGATGACTTGGGCAGGCCGCCCCTCATGAGACCATATTTGAGAAGCAGAAAGGCTCGCTAGAATAGACAAAGTTGATATAGCAATCATAGACAGTTCCTTCTTGTAACTACTGACTATGACCGTGCTACCTAAAGATAGCTTTCAATACTGTTTTAGAAGTGTAGATTTCAGATACAAAAATGCCGGCAAATTAAGCCGGCATTTCGAATTCGCTTTATATTCAGATTAACGATACATACCGATATCTTTCTGAATATGTGCTGACAAATCTTCTGCGTAGTAGCTGCGAGGTGCAGAATTGTCTACAAAAAGAATGTCTAGTAGGTGAGCAATCAATCCTTTGAAGTTAACCGAGTAGGTTTTCTTATCCATAGAGGTTGGTAAAGCTACATTTGTCATTTGCATTGCTTGTGCCATGATTGCCTCTCTTTAAAAGCAGTAATTTGTTTCGTTGGTTGTATATTAGTCATTTTTTCATTGAGCAAAAAATGACAAAATTTGCTCATTCAAATTAGTTTTTCTAATGAAACAAGGTATTTACAAACACCCAGAATACAAAAGCCACCAAAATGAATAGTTATTCATAAATTGAAATCTTTAGTTGAATAACTTGGATTTACGTAGGTAAATCCAAGTTTAAGTGCAACATTTTTTTAACTAAAATCGTTTTCCAGTGTTTTTGAATTTACAAAATCATCAAGAGTTCTGATTAGTAATATTAACGCTAGAATTATCGTTAGATTTGTTCTTATAAATAGATGCAATAACCGCCGCCGTCATGACCGTAACCAAGAACGTTAATGACCAAACCGTCGGAATTTCATATTGAGTTCCGACTAGTAGCATCTTGATACCGATAAAGATCATGATGACTGACAACGCTGGTTTTAGGTAAACAAACTTATCCAACATCGCTTGAAGTACAAAGTACAATGAACGTAAGCCAAGTAGAGCAAATACGTTTGCCGCTAAAACTAGGAACGGTTCGCGTGTGACAGCGAAGATCGCAGGGATAGAATCCAAAGCGAACATAACGTCCATCACCGCAATCACACCAACAACGATCAACATTGGCGTTGCAACCCACTTACCTGCTTGTTTTAAGATCAAGTGGTTGCCTTGATACTCGTCTGTCACTGGTAAGAACTTGCGTATGAATTGCTCAGGATA
This portion of the Vibrio hyugaensis genome encodes:
- a CDS encoding IS3 family transposase encodes the protein MRNTYPLKHLLQALQLARSAFYYQAQASKRSDNYATERELIKSIYHEHKGRYGYRRIHLALKNQGVILNHKTVQRLMIQLGLKSTVRPKKYRSYRGESGKVAPNVLKRDFSATKPDEKWVTDVTEFKVKEQKVYLSPVIDLFTQEVVAYKVAKNARLPLVTDMLTEALSKLDRGSKPVIHSDQGWQYRHWSYQKKVVDSGLTQSMSRKGNCLDNAVAENFFALLKTEMYHNQSFKDANDLIEQIEEYIEYYNTKRIKAKLKGLTPIEYRNQALQAA
- a CDS encoding YgdI/YgdR family lipoprotein; the protein is MRVLTVIATALLLAACGSSQYLMSTNEGKIITSYGKPDLNEDTGMYEYEDVDGKEMSISKDQVVQIIER
- a CDS encoding PhnA domain-containing protein, translated to MSIEATLLARCESKCELCSSESQLTAFAVPPHGNVTVDTAIMVCDKCHGEIEDPKDINHWRCLNDSMWSQVPAVQVTAWRQLTRLNSESWAQDALDMMYMEEEQMNWAMKGMSADDKTVDCNGTELKKGDDVTVIKDLPVKGTNQVIKQGTVIRGISLGDDPKLVSGKANGGQSMYVIAEYCRKK
- a CDS encoding homocysteine S-methyltransferase family protein, which encodes MKKLTILDGGMGRELKRIGAPFSQPQWSAQALIESPEYVYQAHQSFINAGAEIIIANSYACVPFHLGETLYEQRGSELARQAAQIAQECANQSPNDIIVAGCIPPAFGSYRPDLFEKEQGEQIFETLLKAQDDYVAIWIAETICSLEELTCLQNVFNSSNKPVVYAFSLNDDVSSTALLRSGETVTQAIEQVVANASVNTRGIYFNCSVPEVMAKAVSDTNAILNKHKSNIDIGVYANNFTAIKSDHEANSALQSMRELTPKEYVEFAKEWYAKGATVIGGCCGIGPEHIKALVDWKNAV
- a CDS encoding DUF1223 domain-containing protein; its protein translation is MIAISTLSILASLSASQIWSHEGRPAQVIELFTSEGCSSCPPADKYLSTFESNPGLWGKYIPVAYHVDYWDYLGWKDKFAKPEFSQLQRLYRAYGAVGSVYTPAFVVDGKEWRGFFNWRERVLPSNHNDKAQSLVLERSGNQFTLRFEEVGMYDATIVFLSNNETTPVKRGENRGKVLEHDFVVLEKQQSRSENGQWTFKLSQPLDNIDAVAAWVTEPGTFNRVQTVAGDID